GTGGCGGCGCACGTGGACCCCATCGAAAAGAAGCCGTTCTTCCACTTCCTGCCCGGGGCGATGGCGTTCTCCATCGCCACCGGCGGCTGCAACGTGAACTGCAAGTTCTGCCAGAACTGGGAGATCTCGCAGGCGCGTCCGGAACAGCTCCGCGGCCTCTACCTGCCTCCTGACGACCTGGCCGACAACGCGCGGCGCAGCCAATGCGGCGTGCTCGCGTACACCTACAGCGAGCCAGTTGTTTTTTCCGAGTACGTGATCGACGCGGCGAAAACGGGCCGGCGCGCCGGGCTCAAGAGCGTGGTGGTGTCGAACGGGTTCATCCAGCGCGAGCCGCTGCACGCCATGTGCGACGCGGTGGACGCCATCAAGATCGACCTCAAGTCGTACTCGGAGAAGTATTACCACGAAGTGGTGCGGGGCGAACTGCGCCCCGTACTGGACAGCATCGTCAACGTGCGCAAGTCCGGGCGCTGGCTGGAGATCGTGTACCTGGTGGTGCCGACGCTGAATGACAGCGACGCCGAATTCCGCGGCGTCTCCCAGTGGATCAAGAAAGAGGTCGGCGCCGATGTCCCCATCCATTTCACGCGCTTTCGCCCGCTCTACCTGCTGACCAACCTGCCGCCCACGCCGCTGGCGACGCTGGAACGCGCCAAGTCCATCGCCGATGCCGAAGGATTGCAGTACGCTTACGTGGGAAATGTCCCGGGCCACCCGGGGGAGAACACGTACTGTCCGGGCTGCCGCAAGCTCCTGATCGAGCGCATGGGTTTCACGGCGACGCAGGTGAACCTGGACAAAGGGAAGTGCAGGTACTGCAAGCGCGCGATCCCGGGGGTGTGGAGCACCTAGCGAGCGGAGGCATTTTATGAAAGCGCTCAAGCTCATCTCCTATACAGTCATATCTCTCATTTTCTTGGCAGCACTTGCGCCGGATGCACCGACGGTGCGTCCGCCGGCGGTTGCGGGCAGCTTCTATCCCGCCGATCCAAAGGCGCTCACGGCGATGGTGGATGGCTTTTTGGCGCGAGTGGACCAGCCAGCCACGGCGGAGCCCATCCTGGCCATGGTGGCGCCGCATGCCGGATACCCCTTTTCCGGACCCGTCGCCGCCTACAGCTACGCGCAGCTGAAGGGACGCAAGATCAGCCGTGTGGTGGTCATCGCCCCATCCCACTATGAATCCTTCCCCTTCGTCGCTGCTTACGATGGCGACGCGTACCGCACGCCCCTGGGCGAGATCCCGGTGGACAAACAATTCGTGAAGGAACTGGCGAAGGCCACACCCGTGGTGCAGATCTCCAGCCGCGGACATGCGCCGGCGGCGCACGGCGGCGAGCATGCGCTGGAAGTCGAGTTGCCGTTCCTGCAGAGAGTCCTCGGGGAGTTCACCCTCGTGCCGCTGGTGATGGGCGACCAGAGCTTCGACCAGGACCGCTCCCTCGGCTTGGCCCTCGCCAAGCTGATCCATGGGCCGGAAACTCTCATCGTGGCCAGCTCAGACCTTTCCCACTATCACCCGCAGCAGGACGCGGCGCAGATGGACCGCAAGATGCTCAAGGCGCTCGAGGAGTGGGACTACCGCGCGCTTTCCCGCAACATCGATGCGCGGGTCTGGGAAGCGTGTGGAGGCGGACCGATCATCGCCGCGATGATCGCGGCCGAGAAACTCGGCGCCAACCATGCGCAGGTGCTCAAGTACGCCACCAGCGGCGATACGAGTGGGGACAAGGGACGTGTGGTCGGGTATGCCGCGATCGCTTTCACCCGGGCAGCGCACGCCGGCACTGCGGAGAAGTTCTCGCTCACCGCGCAGGAGCGCGCCGAGCTGCTGAACATCGCCCGGCAAGCGGTGCGGGCGGCGGTGCTCGAGCGGAAGCGCTATGAGCCTCCGACGCCGAAATCCGATGCGCTCTTACAGGAGCGCGGCGCATTCGTGACGCTCAAGCGCCGAGGCGAATTGCGGGGATGTATCGGCGCTACAGTGGCGCAGAAGCCGTTGTACGTGACGGTCCGTGATGTCGCCGTCTACGCAGCATTGCAGGACCCGCGGTTTCCTCCCGTCTCGGCGGCCGAGTTCAACGATCTCGAATTCGAAGTGTCCGTGATTTCTCCCTTCCGCCGCGTTCTCGATGTCCGCGAGGTTCGGGTGGGCGAGCACGGCTTGCTGGTCCGGCGGGGGCGCAACGAAGGTCTTCTGCTGCCACAGGTCCCGATCGAGCAGAAGTGGGACCGCCACACCTTCCTCGAAAAGTGCTGCCACAAGGCCGGCCTGGACGCGGATGCCTGGAAGGACAGCGGCACCGACATCTTCGTGTTCACGGCGCTGGTCTTCAGTGACGCCGACCAGCAGCGCCGAGAGCGCTAGCCGCAACCGCCGCCGCACTTATGTTGGACAGGGCGATGAGGACGGCGGTCCGGCCCAACCCGAAGACGGGAAGGAGGAACACGCTCACACCCAGCGCGCCCACGCAGGAACCCACCAGGTCCACGGCATAGAGGGCGCCCGCGTTGCGGCCGTCGGTGGAGAGAAAGAACGACCCGCTGGCGAGGGGAAACTGGCTGCCGCCAACGAGCCCGCACACTGCGGCCATCAGGGGAAATGCCGCCTGAGTGATCAGCGGCAGATACCGCGGGTCGCGGACCTCCGCCAGCCCGAACAGAGCGGCCCATAGCACGAGCGAAATCGCCGCGGCCGCCAACTGGATCACGATGGCACGGCGGAGCATCGATGCCTGGGTCAGGGGATGTCCGCGCCGGGCCAGCCACGTCCCCGCCGCCAGGCCCAGCATGAATCCCGCGATGATCACCGCCAATTGGTGGAAGACATAGCCGTAGACTGCCTGGAATCCCAGCAGGAGGAACACTTCCAAGGCCAGCATGGTCATGCCCATGGTGGCGACGCAGAGGGCGGCGCCGGCCGCGACGCGGCGCGAGCGTGGGAGCACCGCCAGAACGGCCATGCAGAACGCGGTTGCGCCGGCCAGGGCCGCCACCAGGGAAGCGAATCCGACGTGTGTGAGAGCGGAGAAGGGCGTCGCGTAGGAGCGGTCGAAGTGGGTGCTCCACGCCGCCACGTCCAGGTAGTAGGCCACGGGAGCGAAATCACGATTCGCCGGCGTGCCGGGCAGCGGCGCGGTCTGCTGGTCCATATCTGCGATGCGCTCGGCCGTCAGCCGGAAGGAAAGGAAGTAATCGCGGACGTACGCCGTCCGCAGATGCCGCTCCTGGATGCGCTGGGCCAGCAGGCGCGCATCGGTGGTCAGACGTCCCGGCTGGTTCGAAGCGAGGAAGTGAAGCGTATCCCCGGGAATGATCCGCACCTCGGCGAAGCTCTGGCGCAGCGTCTGCTGGATGCACTGGAAAAATGCAGCGCGGACAGGGTTGAGGTAGTTCTCCGCAGCGGGCAGCTGGAAACCGAGCACTCCGCCTGGATTCAGCGCGGCGGAGGCTTCGCCGAAGAACTCGCGCGTGTAGAAACGGTTCAACTGGGCGGTCCGCGGCTCCGGGAGATTAAGGATGATCACGTCGAACTTCTGCCTGGTGGTGCGCAGGAAGGCGCGGCCATCGAGGGCATGGACATGGATGCGCGGATCCTGCCGGATGCGCGCCCACTCGGCCGGGAAATGGCGCTCGGCGAGTGCAACGATCCGCGGGTCGAGTTCGACATAGTCCAACCGCTCCACCGAGGGATGCTGCATGACCTGCATCGCGCTCCCGTTCACACCTCCACCCACCAGCAGTACCGCGCGCGGATCGGGATGTTGCAGCAGCGCGAAGTGGACTGCCTCCTCCGCGGCCTCCAGGTCAGCGGAGGTGAACAGGATGACCCCGCTCTGGGCCACGCTGCGCGTCCCGCCGGCGTCGAGCACGGCCAGGTTACCGTATCTCGAAGTCACGGCTTCCACCAGCTGCAACCCGGGCCACTGGCGGGATAGGGAAGCCGCCTCCCAACCAGGCGTCGATCTCCAGGCCAGGGCAGAGCACAGCAGGAGGAGCAAAGTCAGCGTGAGTGCAGGCCGCGGTCCGGTCGCGATCCACACCGCGACCAGTAGGCTAGCGGCTGCCACCAGAACCGCGATCTGGAAGGTGGAAAGGTAGGGAAGCAACACGAAGCTGGCGAGCACTCCGCCGCCTGCGGCGCCCAGCGATTCCAGCATGTAGGCATAGCCAGTGGCGGCCGCGGGCGAGGCTGCGATCTCCTGCATGTACCAGCGGCTGGCGACGGTGAAAAGCAGTCCGGAGATCGGACAGAAAATTCCCAGGGCGACGACGGAGGTCAGGAACATGCGTCCCGGGCCGAGCACCTCGCCGGGGACGGCGGGCACGACGACCCTGCTGTAGCGGACGACACAGATAGCCAGCGCCAGGGCCGCCGCGGACACCACCTGTAACCCCGCCACGAACTGGCGGTCGCGTTTCATGCCGGATGTCAGGCGGCCGAGCAGCCCGCTTCCGAATGCCGTCCCCAGCAGCCAGACGGCCAGCATCACCCCGATGGAAAACTCATTGCCTTGGAAGAGTGAGAGGAGCTCCCGGAGCAGCACGATCTGTGCCGTCACGGCGGTGCCACCGATCAGCAGGAGCGCGCAACGCACCCCGCGCGAAGGACCGGTAAGGACGACTTGGCTGGGAGCGGCCATGGACCGGCAGTGACCGCGGGTTCCGGTCCCGCCGTCCCCGCCATTGTTTCAAGAAGAAGTTCCGCGCACAATCGAGCGATTCTGGGTCTTCTTGTTTCGGATGGGTTGGACTCTGTCTCTGGAGATAGGGACCCCGATGGCAAGAAAACCCGCGTGTCGCGAGGTAAGGTCTCGCAAATAATCGAGGCAACCTTGTGTCGGAGCACTGTAACGACAGACTTTTCCGTGAGCCGCCCAACTCGGCTGTCCGAACCATCCGGCGGCTCCGCGGTTCGCGAGATGCCCGCTGTGCGTGTGACACACATCACTGTGAGCGGTGCGAAGGCTTCCTATCCTCTAGGGTTGCCACCGCTCCCCCTGCAGGACGGAGGTCCTCGCGTGTCCACCATCGCACCACCACCCACCGAACGGAACCCGGAAGTGCGACCATCCGTCGCGGTTGATGCCGAGACGACATCGCTTCCCGCAAATGCGTACGAACCGCTGAAGCCCGGAGAGTCGTACCAGCCGCTTGTTCCACCCGCAGCCCGGCTGCCGGAACTCACCACGCGATCGATCGCCTGGGGCATTGTGCTCTGCGTGATCTTCACCGTGGCGTCGGCCTACTCCGGCCTCAAGGTCGGGCAGGTCATGGAATCCGCTATCCCGATCTCCATCCTGACGATCGGCCTGGCGCGTATGTACAAGCGGCGTTCCAGCGTGCTCGAGAACGTGATCGTGACCGGGCTGGGCGGCATTGCGGGATCGGTGGTGGCAGGCGCCATCTTCACTCTCCCGGCGCTGTATATCCTCAAGCTCGATCCACATCCCCTGCAGACCATCTTCATCTGTGTTGCAGGCGGCTGTCTGGGTGTCCTCTTCCTGATTCCGCTGCGGCGCTACTTCGTGCGCGACATGCACGGTCATCTCCCCTATCCCGAGGCAACCGCGATCACCGAGGTGCTGGTCACGGGGGAGAGGGGCGGGGCACAGGCGAAACTGCTCTTGCAAGCCACGGCCATCGCCGGCGTCTACGATTTCTTCGTTACCACCTTCCAGGTGTGGAAGGAGTACGTGGACTTCCAATTCGTGCCTGTGATCCGCGCGCTGAATGAGCGCGCCCGCATGGTGTTCAGCTTCGACGCCATCGGATTCATCCTCGGGCTTGGCTACGTCATGGGCCTGCGGAGTTCCATGATCCTGTGCGCGGGCGGCGTGCTGTCCAACTTCGTGCTGGTGCCGGTGATCTGGTTCATCGGCAGTCACCTGGATTCGGCGGTGTATCCCGCTGCCATCCCCATCTCGAAAATGACGGCGGTGCAGATCTACCGCAGCTACGTGCGCTTCATCGGCGTGGGCGCCATCGCCACGGCCGGCATCTTCGGCATCATCAAATCGCTGCGGATCGTTGCCGGATCGCTCGGGATCGCGCTGCGCGTCTTCCAGCATGGAGAAGCTGCGGCGCCGGAACGCACCGACCGCGACGTATCCATGATCGGCATCCTGCTGGGGATCGTGCTCAGCGCCCTGGGCGTCGCAGCTTTCCTGGGACATCTGCCGGTTTCGTGGACGGTGGTGGGCATCGGGTTGGCCCTTACGCTGATTTTCTCCTTCTTCTTCACCTCGGTGGCCGCGAACGCGATCGCGACCGTCGCCCGCAATCCAGTCTCCGGGATGACCATGCTCACAATTATCATCTCGTCGGTGGTGTTGTTGCGCTTCGGCGTCTCAGGAACGACGGGCATGTTCTTTGTCATGGCCATTGCGGGTATCGTGTGCACGGCATTGGCGGTTTCGGGACAGGCGATCACGGACCTGAAGACCGGCTACTGGCTGGGCTCGACGCCGGCGGCGCAGGAGAAGATAAAATTCGCCGCCGTGGTCGCGGCCGCCATCGCCGCCGGCCTGACCATCGTGATGCTGGCCCGCACCTTCCAATTCGGCGAAGCGCTTGGCGGCGATATCCGCCCGGTGCTGGCTTCCCCGCAGGCGTCGATCATGAAAGCGCTGGTGGAAGGCTTCATGAGCCACCAGCCGGTCGCGTATCTATTGTTCGGAACGGGCGCCATGATCGCCGTCATGCTGGAAATGCTCGGACAGCCGTCGCTGATCTTCGCTCTCGGAATGTACCTTCCGCTCGAGCTGAACACGCCGGCGCTGGTGGGAGGCTTTCTGTCGCACTTCCTGAACAAGCGTGCGGAGCAGAGCGGTGGCGAGCAGGGCAAGTCGATCCGCGAGCGCGGCGTGATCATCGCTTCGGGGCTGATGGCGGGAGGTGCCCTCGGAGGCGTACTGGGCGCGGCCCTTCGCCTGCTTCCGGCGTATCGTGAAGATCTGATCCGCACGCCGTTCTATTCCTCCGAGCCGGTGTCGCAGACTGTCTCGGCTGTGTTGTTCGTGGGACTCTGCGTGTACGTCTGGTTTGGATCGCTCAAGAGAAAGAAGGGACTGCAATGGAGCAAGTAAGAGGTTTGCAGGTAGAGAAGGGATCCGGTGCTATGGACCAGGCGGGAAAGTTCGTCGCCGACGCCATTCTTGGGATAGACACGCTCTGGGGCGGCGACGTCATGTGTCCGTCCGGAGCCGGACGGTTCATTGCTGACTCGTGGTTTTCCAACGAGCCTCTGCCCGTCGCATACACCCATCCGGCCGCTGCGCGCCTGCGGGCCAGCGGCGGCATCACGGGGAAGAGCCTCGACCGGGACGCAGTCAACGACTACCTGCGCCAGGTCGATATTCCCGCGGCCGTCGCCGGGATCAGGAACGAAGCAGGGAAGGCCGGCGGGCTGCGCGGGGGCTACTTGCTGGGTCTGGCGATCTGCGTGGAGACCATGTGGGAACTCGCCATGGAGATCCTGGGCAAGGGCGCTCCTGTCCCTTATGAGGAGTGTGTCCATGCCTCGACAGGCCGGGCGCCGGAACCCTCGAAGCCCGAGCGGAAGCGGGAGAGGGTCGCCGAATTGCTGGGGCGCGCGGGTTACAAAACTTTGGGGCCCAACGCATTGCTGGCTGCCGTGGACGAGTGGCGGCGCGAGCGTTTCGTCCCCATGGCGTCGGTGCGAGCGCTCAGCACGGCAGTGATCGCGCAGTTCGATCGCCTCAGCGAAGTCAACCTGCTGCCCCATCTTCCCCCAGAGCTCTGGCGTGCACCGCGGGCCAACATCGAGTTCCTGCCCATCAAGGAGGCCTGGTTCTCCGGCTCGATGAATTACATCGGCCGGGCGCGCAATGCGGACGGCAGCCCCAAGTACGAAGCGACCTACGAGATCAATGCCTCCCTTCACATCTCGGTCCCGGAGTTCCAGCAGCTCGTCAGCCACGAGGTCGTACCCGGACACGTGACGACCTTCGCCTACCTGCAAAATCTGTACGTGCGCGGGCTCGCCGGATTCGAAGCCACCGTGCTCACTATGAACACGCGTGCCGCGACTTTGTTCGAGGGCGTCGCCAACAACGCGATCCTGATCGCGTATGGAGTGAACGAGGTCGAACAGTTGCCCGATGACGATCTTCAGATCGGAGTGCTGTTGGCGCTGCTTCAGGACGACGCGAAGAACCAGTCGTCCTATCTGACCTGGGGCGAGGGGCGGCAGCGCGACGAAGTCGCAGCCACGCTGCGGCGGGATTTCCTCGTGACCGAAGAGCGCGCCGACAAGCTGTCCGGGGCATGGGGACGGCACCCCCTCCTCGGCCGCATGTATCTCCCGGCGTACAGGTCCGGCACTTTGCGGGTCGCCGAGATGCGACGCACTCATCCGGCCAAACTCGTGCTTCCGGCGCTCTACGGCTGCCATGGCCTGGTCGATATCGAGACGATCGAGGACGCACTGAAGAGCGGCCGCTCGAGGTAGCAAGGCTGCAGGCCGCCGATGTTCCCAAGGAGCGCGCCGACATCGAAAAGTTGGTGGGGAGCCAGGCAGGGAAGTAGCAGCCGTCAGTACACAGCCGGTGGGAAAGCCCCGGCTGAGGGGCTATCACGTGACGACATCAACTGACGACTAGATCTCCCGCCTGCCCTCCATCGCCTTCAGCATCGTGACCTCGTCGGCGTACTCGATGTCGCTGCCGACGGGGATGCCCATGGCGATACGTGTGACCTTCACGTTCGGTCGCCGGATCGCTTTCGAAAGGTAGACCGCGGTGGCCTCTCCTTCGACCGTGGGGTTGGTGGCGACGATGACCTCATCCACCTCGCCGTGGTCGATGCGCTTCATCAGGTTGGAGATGCGGAGCTGCTCCGGACCCACGCCCTGCAACGGCGAGATGGAGCCGTGCAGCACGTGGTACACGCCGTTGAAGTGGCGCGTCTTTTCGATCGCCGCGATGTTGGTGGGTTCCTCGACCACGCACACCAGACGCTGGTTGCGCGTGGCACTCGAGCAGTAGCTGCAGGGATCGACGTCGGTGATGTTGTTGCACACCGAGCAGAGGTGGAGCTTTTCCTTGACGTCGCGGATGGCACCGGCCAGCGCCTCCGCGTCCGCTTCCCCCGAGCGCAGGATGTGGAAGGCAAGCCGCTGCGCGCTCTTCGACCCCACCCCCGGCAGCTTCTTCAGCTCTTCGATGAGTCGAGC
This genomic stretch from Terriglobia bacterium harbors:
- a CDS encoding fused MFS/spermidine synthase translates to MAAPSQVVLTGPSRGVRCALLLIGGTAVTAQIVLLRELLSLFQGNEFSIGVMLAVWLLGTAFGSGLLGRLTSGMKRDRQFVAGLQVVSAAALALAICVVRYSRVVVPAVPGEVLGPGRMFLTSVVALGIFCPISGLLFTVASRWYMQEIAASPAAATGYAYMLESLGAAGGGVLASFVLLPYLSTFQIAVLVAAASLLVAVWIATGPRPALTLTLLLLLCSALAWRSTPGWEAASLSRQWPGLQLVEAVTSRYGNLAVLDAGGTRSVAQSGVILFTSADLEAAEEAVHFALLQHPDPRAVLLVGGGVNGSAMQVMQHPSVERLDYVELDPRIVALAERHFPAEWARIRQDPRIHVHALDGRAFLRTTRQKFDVIILNLPEPRTAQLNRFYTREFFGEASAALNPGGVLGFQLPAAENYLNPVRAAFFQCIQQTLRQSFAEVRIIPGDTLHFLASNQPGRLTTDARLLAQRIQERHLRTAYVRDYFLSFRLTAERIADMDQQTAPLPGTPANRDFAPVAYYLDVAAWSTHFDRSYATPFSALTHVGFASLVAALAGATAFCMAVLAVLPRSRRVAAGAALCVATMGMTMLALEVFLLLGFQAVYGYVFHQLAVIIAGFMLGLAAGTWLARRGHPLTQASMLRRAIVIQLAAAAISLVLWAALFGLAEVRDPRYLPLITQAAFPLMAAVCGLVGGSQFPLASGSFFLSTDGRNAGALYAVDLVGSCVGALGVSVFLLPVFGLGRTAVLIALSNISAAAVAASALGAAGRRH
- the recR gene encoding recombination mediator RecR, which produces MSKFAEPMARLIEELKKLPGVGSKSAQRLAFHILRSGEADAEALAGAIRDVKEKLHLCSVCNNITDVDPCSYCSSATRNQRLVCVVEEPTNIAAIEKTRHFNGVYHVLHGSISPLQGVGPEQLRISNLMKRIDHGEVDEVIVATNPTVEGEATAVYLSKAIRRPNVKVTRIAMGIPVGSDIEYADEVTMLKAMEGRREI
- a CDS encoding oligopeptide transporter, OPT family, with the translated sequence MPAVRVTHITVSGAKASYPLGLPPLPLQDGGPRVSTIAPPPTERNPEVRPSVAVDAETTSLPANAYEPLKPGESYQPLVPPAARLPELTTRSIAWGIVLCVIFTVASAYSGLKVGQVMESAIPISILTIGLARMYKRRSSVLENVIVTGLGGIAGSVVAGAIFTLPALYILKLDPHPLQTIFICVAGGCLGVLFLIPLRRYFVRDMHGHLPYPEATAITEVLVTGERGGAQAKLLLQATAIAGVYDFFVTTFQVWKEYVDFQFVPVIRALNERARMVFSFDAIGFILGLGYVMGLRSSMILCAGGVLSNFVLVPVIWFIGSHLDSAVYPAAIPISKMTAVQIYRSYVRFIGVGAIATAGIFGIIKSLRIVAGSLGIALRVFQHGEAAAPERTDRDVSMIGILLGIVLSALGVAAFLGHLPVSWTVVGIGLALTLIFSFFFTSVAANAIATVARNPVSGMTMLTIIISSVVLLRFGVSGTTGMFFVMAIAGIVCTALAVSGQAITDLKTGYWLGSTPAAQEKIKFAAVVAAAIAAGLTIVMLARTFQFGEALGGDIRPVLASPQASIMKALVEGFMSHQPVAYLLFGTGAMIAVMLEMLGQPSLIFALGMYLPLELNTPALVGGFLSHFLNKRAEQSGGEQGKSIRERGVIIASGLMAGGALGGVLGAALRLLPAYREDLIRTPFYSSEPVSQTVSAVLFVGLCVYVWFGSLKRKKGLQWSK
- the amrS gene encoding AmmeMemoRadiSam system radical SAM enzyme, producing MPSIVSANEIAVEQSDVLPADRFADVSFDRRTFLKAAAAPCMIALVGAALRERSFALPTPAAGEDDRFVREARFYEKLPGNLVRCKLCPRQCEVPEGERGYCRVRENRKGKYFTLVHSRVVAAHVDPIEKKPFFHFLPGAMAFSIATGGCNVNCKFCQNWEISQARPEQLRGLYLPPDDLADNARRSQCGVLAYTYSEPVVFSEYVIDAAKTGRRAGLKSVVVSNGFIQREPLHAMCDAVDAIKIDLKSYSEKYYHEVVRGELRPVLDSIVNVRKSGRWLEIVYLVVPTLNDSDAEFRGVSQWIKKEVGADVPIHFTRFRPLYLLTNLPPTPLATLERAKSIADAEGLQYAYVGNVPGHPGENTYCPGCRKLLIERMGFTATQVNLDKGKCRYCKRAIPGVWST
- the amrB gene encoding AmmeMemoRadiSam system protein B; amino-acid sequence: MKALKLISYTVISLIFLAALAPDAPTVRPPAVAGSFYPADPKALTAMVDGFLARVDQPATAEPILAMVAPHAGYPFSGPVAAYSYAQLKGRKISRVVVIAPSHYESFPFVAAYDGDAYRTPLGEIPVDKQFVKELAKATPVVQISSRGHAPAAHGGEHALEVELPFLQRVLGEFTLVPLVMGDQSFDQDRSLGLALAKLIHGPETLIVASSDLSHYHPQQDAAQMDRKMLKALEEWDYRALSRNIDARVWEACGGGPIIAAMIAAEKLGANHAQVLKYATSGDTSGDKGRVVGYAAIAFTRAAHAGTAEKFSLTAQERAELLNIARQAVRAAVLERKRYEPPTPKSDALLQERGAFVTLKRRGELRGCIGATVAQKPLYVTVRDVAVYAALQDPRFPPVSAAEFNDLEFEVSVISPFRRVLDVREVRVGEHGLLVRRGRNEGLLLPQVPIEQKWDRHTFLEKCCHKAGLDADAWKDSGTDIFVFTALVFSDADQQRRER